The following coding sequences lie in one Anguilla rostrata isolate EN2019 chromosome 8, ASM1855537v3, whole genome shotgun sequence genomic window:
- the mcm6l gene encoding MCM6 minichromosome maintenance deficient 6, like, with product MEPTTEAAAVGVQVRDDLSEKCQKLFIEFLEEFQSKNGEVLYLPDAEELIRPERNTLVVNFTNIEHYNQQLATTIQEEYYRVYPFLCRAVRQFARDHGNIPPNKEFYVAFSDFPSRQKIRELSTARIGTLLRISGQVVRTHPVHPELVSGSFLCLDCQSLIRDVEQQFKYTQPAICKNPVCANRRRFMLDTNKSRFVDFQKVRIQETQAELPRGSIPRSLEVVLRAEAVEAAQAGDRCDFTGTLIVVPDVSALAVAGTRAETSSRVTGRDGFENDGVQGLKALGVRDLSYRLAFLACHVAPTNPRFGGTELRQEDQTAESVKNQMTVQEWEKVFEMSQDKNLYHNLCTSLFPTIHGNDEIKRGILLMLFGGVAKTTMEGTSLRGDINVCIVGDPSTSKSQFLKHVEDFAPRAVYTSGKASSAAGLTAAVVRDEESHEFVIEAGALMLADNGVCCIDEFDKMDLKDQVAIHEAMEQQTISITKAGVKATLNARTSILAAANPIDGRYNRSKSLKQNVNMSAPIMSRFDLFFILVDECNEVTDYAIARRIVDLHSRNVESVERVYETDEIQRYILFARQFQPKITREAQEFVVDQYKRLRQRDSSGALKSAWRITVRQLESMLRLSEAMARMYCSDEVHPKHVKEAFRLLNKSIIRVDSPDINFDQQDDLEDMNDQDGVLGEEQAGADGANGRADTPATAEQQGDGPGKPATGAATAATATAKPAFRMTFAEYKKVSNLLVLHVQKMEDLDEESSLKRSELINWYLKEMESEIESEAELIAKKGLIEKVLQRLIHYDHILIELTQTGLKKGAEFGEDPVTEEDPFIVVNPNYVLED from the exons atggAGCCTACAACTGAAGCTGCTGCTGTAGGAGTACAAGTTAGAGATGACCTATCTGAAAAGTGTCAAAAATTATTTATCGAGTTTTTGGAGGA aTTTCAGAGCAAAAATGGGGAGGTACTCTACCTGCCTGATGCCGAGGAACTGATTCGACCCGAGAGAAACACCCTTGTAGTGAACTTCACCAACATTGAGCACTACAATCAGCAACTTGCCACCACTATACAGGAAGAATATTACCG AGTCTACCCGTTCCTCTGCCGGGCTGTGCGTCAGTTCGCCCGCGACCATGGAAACATCCCGCCGAACAAGGAGTTCTACGTGGCCTTCTCAGATTTCCCGTCAAGACAAAA GATACGGGAGCTGTCCACGGCTCGCATCGGCACCCTGCTACGCATCAGCGGTCAGGTGGTGCGGACCCATCCCGTGCACCCGGAGCTGGTGAGCGGCAGCTTCCTGTGCCTGGACTGCCAGTCGCTCATCAGAGACGTGGAGCAGCAGTTCAAATACACGCAGCCCGCCATCTGCAAGAACCCCGTGTGCGCCAACCGCCGCCGCTTCATGCTGGACACCAACAAGTCGCGCTTCGTCGACTTCCAGAAG GTGCGTATCCAGGAGACGCAGGCGGAGCTCCCACGGGGCTCCATCCCGCGCAGCCTGGAGGTGGTGCTGCGGGCGGAGGCCGTGGAGGCGGCCCAGGCCGGGGATCGCTGCGACTTCACCGGGACGCTCATCGTCGTGCCCGACGTCTCCGCGCTCGCCGTGGCAG GCACCCGGGCGGAGACCAGCAGCCGCGTGACGGGGAGGGACGGGTTCGAGAACGACGGCGTCCAGGGTCTGAAGGCCCTCGGGGTGAGGGACCTGTCCTACCGGCTGGCCTTCCTGGCGTGCCACGTGGCCCCCACCAACCCGCGG TTCGGTGGGACAGAGCTGAGGCAGGAGGACCAGACGGCGGAGAGTGTGAAGAACCAGATGACGGTGCAGGAGTGGGAGAAGGTGTTTGAGATGAGCCAGGACAAGAACCTCTACCACAACCTCTGCACCAGCCTCTTCCCCACCATCCACG GAAATGACGAGATAAAGAGAGGCATTCTCCTCATGCTGTTTGGAGGCGTCGCCAAGACGACCATGGAGGGCACTTCCTTGAGGGGGGACATCAATGTGTGCATCGTGGGCGATCCCAGCACCTCCAAGAGCCAGTTCCTCAA gcacGTGGAGGACTTCGCGCCGCGGGCCGTCTACACCAGCGGGAAGGCTAGCAGCGCCGCCGGGCTAACGGCCGCCGTGGTGCGGGACGAGGAGTCGCACGAGTTCGTCATCGAGGCCGGGGCGCTCATGCTGGCCGACAAC GGCGTGTGCTGCATTGACGAGTTTGACAAGATGGACCTGAAGGATCAGGTGGCGATCCACGAGGCCATGGAGCAGCAGACCATCTCCATCACCAAGGCCGGCGTCAAG GCCACGCTGAACGCCCGCACCTCCATCTTGGCGGCCGCCAACCCCATCGACGGGAGGTACAACCGCTCCAAGTCCCTGAAGCAGAACGTGAACATGTCCGCCCCCATCATGTCCCGATTCGACCTCTTCTTCATTCTGGTGGACGAGTGTAACGAG GTTACGGATTATGCCATTGCCCGACGCATTGTGGACCTGCACTCGAGAAACGTGGAGTCTGTAGAACGAGTCTACGAAACGGACGAGATACAGCGATACATACTGTTCGCCCGGCAGTTCCAGCCGAAG aTCACGCGGGAGGCGCAGGAGTTCGTGGTGGACCAGTACAAGCGCCTGCGGCAGCGGGACAGCAGCGGGGCGCTCAAGTCGGCCTGGCGAATCACGGTCCGGCAGCTGGAGAGCATGCTCAGACTGTCCGAGGCCATGGCGCGCATGTACTGCTCCGACGAG GTTCACCCCAAACATGTCAAGGAGGCCTTCAGACTGCTGAACAAGTCCATAATCCGTGTGGACTCCCCGGACATCAACTTCGACCAGCAAGATGACCTGGAGGACATGAACG ATCAGGATGGCGtcctgggggaggagcaggctggGGCGGACGGCGCTAATGGGCGCGCGGATACGCCCGCGACCGCGGAGCAGCAGGGGGACGGACCGGGGAAACCCGCCACTGGCGCCGCTAcagccgccaccgccaccgccaagCCCGCCTTCAGGATGACCTTCGCCGAGTACAAGAAGGTCTCCAACCTGCTGGTGCTGCACGTGCAGAAAATGGAGGACC ttgatGAAGAATCCTCCCTAAAGAGAAGTGAACTGATTAACTGGTACCtgaaagagatggagagcgaGATCGAGTCGGAGGCCGAGCTGATCGCCAAGAAGGGCCTGATCGAAAAAGTGCTTCAGCGGCTGATCCACTAC GACCACATCCTCATCGAGCTCACCCAGACGGGCCTGAAGAAGGGGGCCGAATTCGGGGAGGACCCCGTCACAGAGGAGGACCCCTTTATAGTGGTGAATCCGAACTACGTGCTCGAAGACTGA